The following are encoded together in the Clostridium sp. BJN0013 genome:
- a CDS encoding glutamate synthase subunit beta gives MGKLTGFKEYKRENPKKRTVEERIKDYKEVYYKFPEDKLNLQAARCMDCGTPFCNWACPIQNLIPDWNDFIYKREWKKAFERLSLTNTFPEFTGRICPALCEGSCTLGVNREPVSAREIELNIIEKAFEKSWVEPILPKVRTGKNIAIIGSGPSGLAAAAELNSVGHSVTVFEREDEPGGLLRYGIPDFKLEKYVVTRRINIMKEEGIVFKTNTNVGVNYSTRELLKNFDVVILTGGSTIPRNLNIEGRELGGIYFAVDFLKQQNKRVSKKSIKGKSVTAEGKVVVVIGGGDTGSDCIGTSIRQGAKAVYQYEVMPKPPVERNDKMPWPIFPKTLKVTTSHEEGCIREWCVSTKKFIGEKGVLKALEGVKVQWKNENGKMVMEEVPGTEFQQPVDIVLLAMGFLHPQHEGLLEELGVKFDARGNVIADENYMTEKDGIFVAGDMRRGQSLVVWALNDGRRVAKSVDEYLMGETSLRG, from the coding sequence ATGGGAAAATTAACTGGTTTTAAAGAATATAAAAGAGAAAATCCAAAAAAGCGGACAGTGGAAGAAAGAATTAAAGATTATAAAGAAGTATACTATAAATTTCCAGAGGACAAATTGAATTTACAGGCGGCAAGATGTATGGACTGTGGTACTCCTTTTTGCAATTGGGCATGTCCTATTCAAAATTTAATTCCAGATTGGAATGATTTTATATATAAACGTGAGTGGAAAAAAGCTTTTGAAAGACTTTCCCTTACAAATACTTTTCCAGAATTTACAGGCAGGATATGTCCTGCGCTCTGTGAAGGTTCCTGTACCCTTGGAGTAAACAGAGAACCTGTATCGGCGAGGGAAATAGAACTTAATATAATAGAAAAAGCTTTTGAAAAAAGTTGGGTAGAACCTATACTTCCAAAAGTAAGGACAGGGAAAAATATAGCCATAATAGGTTCAGGACCTTCAGGACTTGCTGCTGCTGCGGAACTTAATTCCGTAGGTCATAGTGTTACTGTATTTGAAAGAGAGGATGAACCAGGGGGATTATTAAGGTATGGTATTCCTGATTTTAAATTGGAAAAGTATGTAGTAACCAGAAGAATAAATATAATGAAAGAAGAGGGAATAGTTTTTAAAACCAATACCAATGTGGGAGTAAATTACTCTACCCGTGAACTTTTGAAAAATTTTGATGTGGTAATTTTAACAGGAGGCTCTACTATTCCGAGGAATCTTAATATTGAAGGAAGAGAACTTGGAGGGATATATTTTGCTGTAGATTTTTTAAAGCAGCAGAATAAAAGAGTGTCGAAGAAATCCATTAAAGGGAAAAGTGTAACTGCAGAAGGTAAAGTGGTAGTAGTTATTGGTGGGGGAGATACAGGATCGGATTGTATAGGTACTTCTATAAGACAAGGAGCCAAAGCTGTTTATCAATATGAAGTCATGCCAAAGCCTCCAGTGGAGAGAAATGATAAAATGCCTTGGCCCATATTTCCTAAAACTCTTAAAGTAACAACTTCTCATGAAGAGGGATGTATTAGAGAATGGTGTGTAAGTACTAAAAAATTCATAGGAGAGAAGGGAGTTTTAAAAGCTCTTGAAGGTGTAAAAGTACAATGGAAAAATGAAAATGGAAAAATGGTGATGGAGGAAGTACCTGGTACGGAATTTCAGCAGCCTGTGGATATAGTTCTTTTAGCTATGGGATTCCTCCATCCTCAACATGAGGGCTTGCTGGAAGAACTTGGAGTAAAATTTGATGCTAGGGGAAATGTAATAGCTGATGAAAATTATATGACTGAAAAAGATGGCATATTTGTAGCTGGTGATATGAGACGGGGACAGTCTCTTGTAGTATGGGCATTAAATGATGGAAGAAGAGTAGCAAAAAGTGTGGACGAATATTTAATGGGAGAAACATCTTTAAGGGGATAG